Proteins from one Podospora pseudocomata strain CBS 415.72m chromosome 4, whole genome shotgun sequence genomic window:
- a CDS encoding hypothetical protein (EggNog:ENOG503P83Q; COG:S), with protein sequence MSRERPRSRVMLYIYPRTVPGYILLWSCYSQPTIEMKTQAIMNFLAGTYSLLNNTQWRNGTQVSDPWGEKPAGLITYTRYGYMSAVMNSMEPDMRPPDIQWPPSTGGSIDDWALIGKTSLSYAGPFSLNTSVPLTKFSGQVLHGPVTTASIPRFVGQIQRRNYTVIEQDGEVYLTISVITTLAGARSEIWWKRIVKG encoded by the exons ATGTCAAGGGAAAGACCCAGATCCCGAGTGATGCTTTATATCTATCCCCGGACGGTGCCTGGATATATCTTGTTGTGGTCTTGTtactcccaacccaccatcgAAATGAAAACACAGGCAATCATGAATTTTCTCGCGGGAACCTattccctcctcaacaataCCCA ATGGCGAAACGGCACTCAAGTGTCCGACCCGTGGGGTGAGAAGCCAGCCGGCCTGATCACATACACCCGCTACGGTTACATGTCCGCCGTCATGAACTCGATGGAGCCAGACATGCGTCCTCCCGACATCCAATGGCCACCAAGTACCGGCGGGAGTATTGATGACTGGGCTTTGATCGGCAAGACCTCGTTATCATATGCGGGGCCGTTTAGTCTCAACACCTCGGTACCATTGACGAAGTTCAGTGGACAGGTCTTGCATGGCCCAGTGACAACGGCAAGCATACCACGTTTCGTGGGACAAATTCAGAGGCGAAATTACACTGTCATTGAGCAAGATGGGGAGGTGTACTTGACAATCTCTGTGATAACGACTCTGGCGGGGGCCAGATCCGAGATTtggtggaagaggattgTGAAGGGGTAG